One window from the genome of Tepidimicrobium xylanilyticum encodes:
- the rpoB gene encoding DNA-directed RNA polymerase subunit beta, translated as MVHPVTYGKRVRMSYSRINEVLELPDLIEVQKSSYEWFLKEGLREVFEDISPIQDYTGNLILEFVDYHISDEPKYSEDEARERDANYSAPLKVKVRLINKETGEVKEQEVFMGDFPLMTEKGTFIINGAERVVVSQLVRSPGVYYSEEIDKVGKRLYSASVIPNRGAWLEYESDSNDIVYVRIDRTRKLAITTLLRALGFNTNAEIIDLLGETEQVLKTLEKDNTSTEEEALIEIYKRLRPGEPPTVENARSLLENLFFDPKRYDLAKVGRYKFNKKLALYNRITGRRAAEDIKDLETGELFVAKGEKITREKAIEIENSGINRVDIELDDGRIIRVVGNNFVSGKAFNLPFSLEELGLKEKVYYPIMKELIDTYEDPEELKEAIAERVREISPKHIIKDDIIASINYEFNLFYGIGSTDDIDHLGNRRLRSVGELLQNQFRIGLSRMERVVRERMTIQDIDVATPQALINIRPVVAAIKEFFGSSQLSQFMDQTNPLAELTHKRRMSALGPGGLSRDRAGVEVRDVHHSHYGRMCPIETPEGPNIGLITSLTTYARINEYGFLEAPYRKVDKERGVVLDEIEYLTADVEDEFIIAQSNEPLDEENRFINKRVVARGKDGVIDIYPSSEVDYMDVSPKQIVSVGTAMIPFLENDDANRALMGANMQRQAVPLLKTEAPIIGTGIEYKAARDSGVVVIAKNSGTVVKVSSNEILIRRDEDGQIDKYKLLKFKRSNQGTTINQRPIIRKDERVEKGQVIADGPSTELGEIALGKNLLVAFMTWEGYNYEDAILISEKLVIDDTLTSIHIEEYESEARDTKLGPEEITRDIPNVGEDMLKDLDEQGIVRIGAEVKSGDILVGKVTPKGETELTAEERLLRAIFGEKAREVRDTSLRVPHGESGIVVDVKIFSRENGDELSPGVNQMVRVYVATKRKISVGDKMCGRHGNKGVVSRILPEEDMPFLPDGTPIEIVLNPLGVPSRMNLGQVLEVHLGLAAKKLGWHVATPVFDGASDQDIIDALKMAGYPESGKIQLRDGRTGEYLDNPVTVGYMYMLKLHHLVDDKIHARSTGPYSLVTQQPLGGKAQFGGQRFGEMEVWALEAYGAAHTLQEILTVKSDDVVGRVKTYEAIVKGENIPEPGVPESFKVLIKELQSLALDVKVLSEEEDEIEIKESVDDEITDLELMGDDLIDDRFLKDEEDDDIDDEDEDNANLRFIYDEDDDYEIDEEDDDY; from the coding sequence GAGTTATTCCCGCATTAATGAAGTACTAGAATTACCAGATTTAATCGAAGTACAGAAATCTTCCTATGAATGGTTTCTAAAAGAGGGGTTGAGGGAAGTTTTTGAAGATATATCCCCTATTCAGGACTATACGGGAAACCTCATATTAGAATTCGTTGATTATCACATCAGCGATGAACCAAAATATAGTGAAGATGAGGCTAGAGAAAGGGATGCAAATTATTCAGCTCCATTAAAGGTAAAGGTACGCCTGATAAACAAAGAAACAGGAGAGGTAAAGGAACAAGAAGTATTCATGGGAGATTTTCCATTAATGACAGAAAAGGGAACTTTTATTATCAATGGAGCAGAAAGAGTGGTAGTAAGCCAGTTGGTAAGATCTCCTGGAGTATATTATTCAGAAGAGATTGACAAGGTAGGAAAAAGGCTTTATTCTGCATCTGTAATTCCTAATAGGGGAGCTTGGCTTGAATACGAGTCGGATTCAAACGATATCGTTTACGTTAGAATAGATAGAACTAGAAAACTTGCTATTACTACTCTTTTAAGAGCATTAGGATTTAATACCAATGCTGAAATAATAGACCTGTTAGGAGAAACGGAGCAGGTTTTAAAAACTTTAGAGAAGGATAATACTAGTACGGAGGAAGAAGCCCTCATTGAAATATATAAAAGGTTAAGACCTGGAGAACCTCCAACCGTTGAAAATGCCAGATCCTTATTGGAAAATTTGTTTTTTGACCCTAAAAGATATGACTTAGCCAAGGTTGGAAGGTATAAGTTCAATAAGAAGCTAGCTCTATACAATAGGATTACAGGTAGAAGAGCAGCGGAAGATATTAAGGATTTAGAAACTGGAGAATTATTTGTAGCTAAAGGAGAAAAAATTACAAGGGAAAAGGCTATAGAAATTGAAAATAGTGGAATAAATCGAGTAGATATAGAATTGGATGATGGAAGAATTATCCGTGTAGTTGGTAATAATTTTGTTTCTGGGAAAGCTTTTAATCTTCCATTTTCTTTAGAGGAGTTAGGATTGAAGGAAAAGGTCTATTATCCTATCATGAAAGAACTTATAGATACTTATGAAGATCCAGAAGAGCTAAAAGAAGCAATTGCAGAGAGGGTTCGTGAAATTTCCCCTAAACATATTATTAAGGATGATATAATAGCTAGCATTAACTATGAATTCAATCTATTTTATGGGATAGGTTCGACTGATGATATAGACCATTTAGGAAATAGAAGACTAAGGTCTGTTGGTGAGCTTCTTCAAAATCAATTTAGGATAGGACTTTCTAGGATGGAAAGGGTAGTAAGGGAAAGGATGACCATCCAGGATATAGATGTGGCAACCCCTCAAGCGTTAATAAATATAAGACCGGTAGTAGCAGCCATTAAGGAGTTTTTCGGCAGCAGCCAATTGTCCCAATTTATGGACCAAACCAATCCATTAGCTGAATTAACCCACAAGCGAAGGATGTCTGCATTAGGACCAGGTGGGTTGAGTAGAGATAGGGCAGGAGTAGAAGTAAGAGACGTACACCATTCCCACTATGGCAGGATGTGTCCTATAGAAACACCAGAAGGCCCTAATATTGGGCTTATAACTTCTCTAACTACCTATGCAAGGATAAATGAATATGGTTTTTTAGAAGCACCATATAGAAAGGTAGATAAGGAAAGAGGAGTAGTATTAGATGAAATTGAATATCTGACAGCAGATGTGGAAGATGAATTCATTATAGCTCAATCCAATGAGCCTTTAGATGAAGAGAACAGATTTATAAATAAGAGAGTAGTTGCTAGAGGGAAAGATGGAGTTATAGATATATATCCGAGTAGTGAAGTGGATTATATGGATGTTTCACCAAAACAGATAGTGTCTGTAGGGACAGCTATGATTCCATTTTTAGAAAATGATGATGCTAACAGAGCTTTAATGGGTGCTAACATGCAGCGACAAGCAGTACCATTACTAAAAACTGAAGCACCTATAATTGGAACTGGTATAGAATATAAGGCAGCACGAGATTCGGGAGTTGTGGTAATAGCTAAGAATTCAGGAACGGTTGTCAAGGTAAGTTCCAATGAGATCTTAATCAGGAGAGATGAAGATGGCCAGATTGATAAATATAAATTGTTGAAATTTAAGCGCTCTAACCAAGGTACTACTATAAATCAAAGACCAATAATTAGAAAGGATGAAAGGGTAGAAAAAGGCCAGGTTATTGCAGATGGACCAAGTACTGAACTAGGGGAGATTGCTTTAGGTAAAAATCTATTAGTAGCCTTTATGACTTGGGAAGGATATAACTATGAGGATGCTATACTCATAAGTGAAAAATTGGTTATCGATGATACTTTGACTTCCATTCACATAGAAGAATACGAATCAGAGGCTAGGGATACTAAGTTGGGACCAGAAGAAATTACTAGAGATATCCCTAATGTAGGAGAGGATATGCTTAAGGATCTAGACGAGCAAGGTATTGTTAGAATAGGAGCTGAAGTTAAATCTGGAGATATTCTAGTGGGGAAGGTTACACCAAAGGGAGAAACTGAACTGACGGCTGAAGAAAGGTTGTTAAGAGCTATATTTGGTGAAAAGGCAAGAGAAGTTCGTGATACATCCCTTAGAGTTCCCCACGGAGAATCAGGAATAGTAGTAGATGTGAAGATTTTCTCTAGGGAAAATGGAGATGAACTATCTCCTGGAGTAAACCAAATGGTAAGGGTTTATGTGGCAACTAAGAGAAAAATTTCCGTCGGAGATAAAATGTGCGGTCGCCATGGGAATAAAGGTGTGGTATCTAGAATACTACCAGAAGAGGATATGCCTTTCTTACCCGATGGAACGCCAATAGAAATAGTTCTTAATCCTTTAGGGGTACCTTCTAGAATGAATTTAGGGCAGGTTTTGGAAGTGCATTTAGGATTGGCTGCTAAAAAATTGGGTTGGCATGTAGCCACTCCTGTATTTGACGGAGCTAGTGACCAAGATATAATCGATGCATTAAAGATGGCTGGTTATCCAGAGAGTGGTAAAATCCAATTGAGAGATGGAAGAACTGGAGAGTATTTAGATAATCCCGTAACAGTTGGCTATATGTATATGTTGAAGTTACACCATTTGGTAGATGATAAGATTCACGCCAGATCTACTGGACCTTATTCTCTAGTAACTCAACAGCCTCTGGGAGGAAAGGCACAATTTGGAGGCCAAAGGTTTGGAGAGATGGAAGTTTGGGCTTTAGAGGCCTATGGAGCTGCTCATACTTTACAGGAAATATTGACGGTTAAATCAGACGATGTAGTTGGAAGAGTGAAAACCTATGAGGCCATCGTTAAAGGGGAAAACATCCCAGAACCTGGAGTTCCAGAATCTTTCAAGGTTTTAATAAAGGAACTACAGAGTCTAGCATTGGATGTGAAGGTGCTATCGGAAGAAGAAGATGAAATTGAGATAAAAGAATCTGTTGATGATGAAATAACAGATTTAGAATTAATGGGCGATGATTTAATAGATGATAGATTTTTGAAAGATGAAGAAGATGATGATATAGATGACGAAGATGAAGATAATGCAAATCTTAGATTCATATATGATGAAGATGATGATTATGAAATAGATGAAGAAGATGACGATTATTAA